A stretch of the Vulcanisaeta souniana JCM 11219 genome encodes the following:
- a CDS encoding cytochrome ubiquinol oxidase subunit I, with product MVSATDIAVGLIAWAFSVHLPLVYTVLGLGWLLPTLELIGHRRNRQVYVELAHNMANYLITVYAIGGLFGTIITVFLAGLLPIFTNIAGALLWPVWGIAIAFGVAIALPFIGFYYRSFGRVSPVKHVAIGYGMAIALTVIPAMFRLVFAFINYPAGVEVFKDETSIVGFTLGINWSQVFLNPTYIPLFLATLFGAIAMTGVLMNSIFGWRYAVDRSEYRLTGYRISNWVSLVFGVLYAVFAGLYLYEVYLYSPTVAWSIFGKPPAYLPSSLYPVYEPTMMLTGVFYMDVALGAILLILITLSLKFINRPISALKLVLVLLLMVSAEVMNGLAHLPYAIVPPLSAVPVLVKAYGLQFTLQVADTLKVSTLLTPQLNALLQLVSVEPGLLYGSLVVFAFFNALLLYIIYAALSWKWVPQVIRVEKS from the coding sequence ATGGTCTCGGCAACAGACATAGCCGTGGGCCTAATCGCCTGGGCCTTCTCAGTACACCTGCCGCTGGTTTACACAGTGCTTGGCCTGGGGTGGTTATTACCAACGCTTGAGTTGATTGGTCATAGGCGTAATAGGCAGGTCTATGTTGAGTTGGCCCATAACATGGCTAATTACTTGATCACTGTTTACGCGATTGGCGGTCTCTTCGGTACAATAATAACCGTATTCCTCGCTGGGTTACTACCTATATTCACAAACATAGCCGGAGCCCTATTATGGCCAGTGTGGGGTATCGCAATAGCCTTTGGCGTAGCCATAGCCCTGCCCTTCATAGGCTTCTACTACAGAAGTTTCGGCAGAGTCAGCCCAGTGAAACATGTGGCAATTGGCTATGGTATGGCGATAGCTCTCACAGTCATACCAGCCATGTTTAGGCTAGTGTTCGCCTTCATAAACTACCCAGCGGGTGTTGAGGTGTTTAAGGATGAGACATCAATTGTTGGATTCACACTGGGCATTAATTGGTCCCAGGTATTCCTGAACCCAACATATATCCCGCTATTCCTCGCCACACTCTTTGGTGCAATCGCCATGACGGGAGTCCTCATGAACTCCATATTTGGTTGGAGGTATGCCGTGGATAGAAGCGAGTATAGATTAACGGGTTACAGGATTAGCAATTGGGTAAGCCTAGTGTTCGGTGTACTCTATGCGGTATTCGCCGGGCTATACCTATACGAGGTATACCTATACTCCCCAACGGTTGCTTGGTCAATATTCGGCAAGCCACCTGCATACCTGCCCTCAAGTCTATACCCAGTCTATGAACCGACAATGATGCTGACTGGCGTATTCTACATGGACGTAGCCCTAGGCGCAATACTATTAATACTAATAACTCTATCCCTAAAGTTCATTAATAGACCCATCTCAGCCCTCAAGTTGGTCCTGGTGCTCCTGCTTATGGTCAGTGCAGAGGTAATGAACGGACTTGCCCACTTGCCATATGCCATTGTACCGCCCCTATCTGCTGTGCCGGTATTGGTTAAGGCCTATGGACTGCAGTTTACACTGCAAGTGGCTGATACGCTTAAGGTTTCCACATTGTTGACGCCCCAATTAAACGCATTATTGCAACTTGTATCTGTAGAACCTGGGTTGCTCTATGGAAGTCTTGTTGTTTTTGCATTCTTCAATGCATTACTGTTGTACATTATTTACGCCGCCCTGTCCTGGAAGTGGGTCCCCCAAGTCATTAGGGTTGAGAAATCGTGA
- a CDS encoding FAD-dependent oxidoreductase — MRAVIIGGGAAGMSAASRIKRLKRDVDVVVLEGSNMVSHAPCGIPYYLEGLFDNYELLMHYAPDYFRSTRGIDVRLNEAVIEVGWNYVRTNRGNKIDWDYLVLATGSVPSIPSIPIMGNRVFTVHHPADALKLRDALYSAGTIGIIGTGYVGIEVAEALRFRGKDVIMIGRSSYPLRRSLDEDVGNIVKNELIKHGVKLQLNERVLEVNNQGGKQVIITDGGRYVVDAVVLATGVRPNVELARQLNLRIGETGAVWVDVHMRTSIDNVYAAGDIAETRNLITGKPYWHPLGTTANKMGFVAGSNIAGRSMVFPGVVGTSMTKFMNLYIASTGLTTQEAVRHGFRAKVAIITARTKARYYPGGGYVTIKLIVDEDSMRVMGAQVLGDDGSYVLGKIDVLAALMARGSTVEDLFMNDLAYLPAVTQVWDPLIIAARQFLRN, encoded by the coding sequence ATGAGGGCGGTGATAATTGGTGGTGGAGCCGCTGGGATGAGCGCTGCATCAAGAATAAAGAGGCTGAAGCGCGACGTCGATGTAGTAGTGCTTGAAGGCAGTAACATGGTTAGTCACGCACCCTGTGGAATACCCTATTACCTAGAGGGCTTGTTTGATAATTACGAATTACTCATGCACTACGCACCGGATTACTTTAGGAGTACCAGGGGTATTGACGTTAGGCTTAATGAGGCGGTCATTGAGGTTGGTTGGAACTATGTAAGGACCAATAGGGGGAACAAGATTGATTGGGATTATCTGGTGCTTGCAACGGGATCCGTGCCCTCCATACCCAGTATACCAATTATGGGTAATCGTGTGTTCACGGTTCATCACCCAGCCGATGCATTAAAATTGAGGGACGCATTATACTCCGCGGGTACCATTGGCATTATTGGTACTGGTTATGTGGGTATTGAGGTAGCTGAAGCGCTTAGGTTTAGGGGCAAGGATGTGATAATGATTGGTAGATCAAGTTATCCACTGCGTAGGTCCCTGGATGAGGATGTTGGTAATATCGTTAAGAACGAATTAATTAAGCATGGTGTAAAACTGCAATTGAACGAAAGGGTACTTGAGGTAAATAACCAGGGTGGTAAGCAAGTGATAATCACGGATGGTGGTAGGTATGTGGTTGATGCTGTAGTACTGGCGACAGGTGTAAGGCCAAATGTGGAACTCGCCAGGCAACTTAATCTACGCATTGGTGAGACCGGGGCTGTTTGGGTTGATGTCCATATGAGGACGAGCATTGATAACGTCTATGCTGCAGGTGATATTGCCGAGACCAGGAACTTAATAACGGGCAAGCCCTATTGGCATCCCCTCGGGACCACTGCTAATAAGATGGGGTTCGTTGCCGGTAGTAATATAGCCGGCAGATCCATGGTTTTTCCAGGGGTTGTTGGTACATCAATGACCAAGTTCATGAACCTATACATAGCGAGCACTGGCTTGACAACACAGGAAGCAGTGAGACATGGGTTTAGGGCAAAGGTCGCGATAATAACGGCGAGGACCAAGGCTAGGTACTACCCTGGCGGTGGTTATGTAACGATAAAATTAATAGTCGATGAGGACAGCATGAGAGTTATGGGCGCCCAGGTACTTGGTGATGATGGTTCCTATGTCCTTGGTAAAATCGATGTATTAGCTGCATTGATGGCTAGGGGCTCTACCGTTGAGGACCTATTCATGAACGACCTGGCCTATCTACCTGCTGTGACCCAGGTCTGGGATCCGTTGATAATTGCGGCTAGGCAGTTCCTTAGGAATTGA
- a CDS encoding cytochrome ubiquinol oxidase subunit I — MMDQPTLGAPTDVRVVSAVGILAHLAIASSFLGTILLAIVAEFLYIRSRNQFWYDTARTFSVISTIFFGVGAAFGTLVEFGLVTLWSNFISLIGEAIVLPFYLELFAFLIEVIILPLYVFTWNKIRNQALHWVIGIVAALGGYYSAYNILAVMASLSMRPPGLEVVNLYQATGQSVVGLTDYVIKWASPIDAWNVFWWGANVFIFHGILAVVILTWSIIAAIYLYLYIRDRKPERLMMLKILVPTVAVLTAIQGFVIGHLQGELVLQDDPLKLAALEGMFWNGLKVDPLTSFLAYGSFNHAFWGYFSWPADVRPPSFVFVFYWVFMVIFGVLLGIWSGALSLWYLFPNFFGRFGWARALANFFEKSGIYLMPFFAAFASIGGAVSAESGRYPFILVQVSSNPSGGPPVITGVPVGPSGLLNPTLYFPVWLAVLVLIVEVAMPSLAVFMVYLYLRRSPRREEVKVVEY; from the coding sequence ATGATGGACCAACCCACACTTGGTGCACCAACGGATGTTAGAGTCGTGTCCGCAGTCGGTATACTGGCCCACCTGGCCATTGCATCAAGCTTCCTCGGCACTATACTCCTGGCAATAGTTGCGGAGTTCCTTTACATAAGGAGCCGCAATCAATTCTGGTATGATACGGCTAGGACTTTCTCTGTAATATCAACAATATTCTTTGGCGTTGGTGCGGCCTTCGGTACATTGGTTGAGTTCGGCTTGGTCACATTATGGAGCAACTTCATATCACTGATCGGCGAGGCAATAGTATTACCGTTTTACCTTGAGTTATTTGCCTTCCTCATTGAGGTGATAATACTGCCGCTCTATGTATTCACGTGGAATAAGATAAGAAACCAAGCACTGCACTGGGTAATAGGCATAGTGGCAGCGCTTGGCGGCTACTACAGCGCCTATAATATCCTTGCCGTCATGGCGTCACTGAGCATGAGGCCACCAGGCCTCGAGGTGGTAAACCTATACCAAGCCACTGGACAGAGCGTTGTTGGCTTAACGGATTACGTAATTAAGTGGGCCTCACCAATAGATGCTTGGAACGTGTTTTGGTGGGGCGCGAACGTATTCATATTCCACGGCATACTGGCCGTAGTAATACTTACCTGGTCGATAATAGCTGCGATATACCTGTATCTATACATACGTGATAGGAAACCCGAGAGGTTAATGATGCTTAAGATCCTGGTGCCAACGGTAGCCGTACTAACGGCAATACAGGGCTTCGTAATTGGGCATCTGCAGGGCGAGCTCGTTTTACAGGATGATCCACTTAAGTTGGCAGCTCTCGAGGGCATGTTCTGGAACGGTCTCAAGGTTGATCCTTTGACGAGTTTCCTAGCCTATGGATCGTTTAACCACGCGTTCTGGGGCTACTTCAGTTGGCCAGCTGATGTTAGGCCGCCCTCCTTTGTATTTGTCTTCTACTGGGTATTCATGGTTATATTCGGGGTACTGCTTGGTATATGGAGCGGTGCCTTATCGCTATGGTACTTATTCCCAAACTTCTTTGGTCGTTTTGGTTGGGCTAGGGCCTTGGCGAACTTCTTCGAGAAGAGCGGCATTTACCTAATGCCATTCTTTGCGGCCTTCGCATCAATCGGCGGCGCAGTATCTGCAGAGTCTGGTAGGTACCCATTCATACTTGTTCAAGTTAGCTCCAATCCAAGTGGTGGTCCGCCGGTAATTACTGGCGTACCGGTTGGACCAAGTGGTTTGTTGAACCCAACGCTTTATTTCCCAGTTTGGTTAGCCGTGTTGGTGCTTATTGTTGAGGTTGCAATGCCATCACTGGCGGTGTTCATGGTATACCTATACCTAAGGAGGTCACCAAGGCGTGAAGAGGTCAAGGTGGTGGAGTATTGA
- a CDS encoding acetyl ornithine aminotransferase family protein has translation MPPKWYWSIDPGNVPKILVEPPGPKAQEVIKMDESLIMQSFGRWYPLVIQRGYGPVVEDVDGNLYIDFNAGIAVMNVGHSHPRIIEAIRKQAEFFTHYSMTDFYYELIVKHASMLKGITPISGDKRVFYTNSGTESIEGSIKIVRGHFRNQRPYVIAFLGAFHGRTYGSMALTASKPVQRLGFNPMMPNVVHIPYPYPYRCPFGRNLGEEECGEAVLGYLEDWIFNKMVDPSEISAIFFEPIQGEGGYVVPPRNFFPGLRKITDKYGILLVDDEVQAGFGRTGKWFAIQHWGVEPDLIAMAKAIAAGLPLGAIVGRASIMDLPRGSHANTFGGNPVALAAGVEVINVILDEDLMTNAQRVGEYIRRRFMEEMDHVELIGDVRGLGLMIGVELVRNRKTKEYATKELEQVLYESFKRGVAVISAGKSTIRIAPPLNIPMELAEKAVNIIIDVIKRVDRERVK, from the coding sequence ATGCCACCCAAGTGGTATTGGTCAATAGACCCTGGTAATGTGCCCAAGATTCTCGTTGAACCACCAGGGCCCAAGGCCCAGGAGGTAATAAAAATGGATGAGTCACTGATAATGCAGTCCTTCGGCCGGTGGTACCCACTGGTTATTCAGCGGGGTTACGGACCTGTCGTTGAGGATGTCGACGGCAACCTATACATAGACTTCAATGCGGGTATAGCCGTAATGAACGTAGGCCACAGCCACCCAAGGATCATTGAGGCAATTAGGAAACAAGCAGAATTCTTTACGCATTACAGCATGACGGACTTCTACTACGAATTAATTGTAAAACACGCATCCATGCTTAAAGGCATTACACCAATAAGTGGCGATAAGAGAGTCTTTTATACAAACTCCGGTACTGAGTCCATAGAGGGCTCAATAAAGATCGTACGCGGTCATTTCAGGAACCAGAGACCATACGTTATAGCCTTCCTAGGGGCATTTCATGGAAGGACATACGGCTCTATGGCATTAACTGCAAGCAAGCCAGTGCAGAGACTTGGATTTAACCCAATGATGCCAAACGTAGTCCACATACCATATCCATACCCATACAGATGCCCCTTCGGAAGGAACCTAGGCGAAGAGGAGTGCGGCGAGGCAGTCCTTGGTTACCTGGAGGACTGGATATTCAATAAAATGGTTGATCCAAGTGAAATCTCTGCAATATTCTTTGAGCCAATACAGGGCGAGGGTGGTTATGTAGTTCCACCGAGGAACTTCTTCCCTGGTTTGAGGAAGATCACTGATAAGTACGGAATACTCCTAGTCGACGACGAGGTGCAGGCGGGTTTCGGCAGGACGGGTAAGTGGTTCGCAATACAACACTGGGGTGTTGAGCCTGATCTAATAGCCATGGCCAAGGCAATAGCCGCTGGACTACCGCTTGGCGCCATTGTAGGTAGGGCAAGCATCATGGACCTGCCCAGGGGTTCCCATGCAAATACCTTTGGAGGAAATCCAGTGGCGCTGGCAGCAGGCGTCGAGGTAATCAATGTAATACTTGATGAGGACCTAATGACGAACGCCCAGAGGGTTGGCGAGTACATTAGGAGAAGATTTATGGAAGAGATGGACCACGTGGAGTTAATTGGCGATGTAAGAGGCTTGGGATTAATGATTGGTGTTGAGTTAGTTAGGAACAGAAAAACTAAGGAGTATGCGACCAAGGAACTTGAGCAAGTACTCTATGAATCCTTCAAGAGGGGTGTTGCTGTGATAAGCGCGGGTAAGTCCACGATTAGGATCGCGCCACCGCTAAACATACCCATGGAGTTGGCCGAGAAGGCTGTGAACATAATAATCGATGTTATTAAGAGGGTTGATAGGGAACGTGTTAAGTGA